In Shewanella sp. VB17, a single genomic region encodes these proteins:
- a CDS encoding MoxR family ATPase: MNEPINTSIVHPIKVEISVREVFNIDSDLVVTGFRDPDAYVPDIDVGYHFNKEVTLAILAGFEHNRRVMLQGMHGTGKSTHIEQIAARLNWPCLRVNLDGNISRLDLVGKDTIVIREGKQVTEFQEGILPWSIQRPIALIFDEYDAGRPEVMFVIQRILERDGKLTLLDKNKVISPHADFRLFATANTIGQGDFSGMYRGVQVLNHAQIDRWNILASLNYLPQDEEVSMVLDQVTNLKGECRSLIDAMVSLANLTRKGFVAGELSTLMSPRTVITWAENYDIFDDLHLAFRLSFLNKCEQQEKGLVAEYFQRCFTQELSLIE; encoded by the coding sequence ATGAATGAGCCCATAAATACATCAATTGTGCATCCAATAAAGGTCGAGATTAGTGTGCGTGAAGTCTTTAACATAGATTCTGATTTAGTGGTTACTGGCTTTAGGGATCCCGATGCTTATGTGCCAGACATTGATGTGGGTTATCACTTTAATAAAGAAGTGACATTGGCTATTTTGGCCGGTTTTGAGCATAACAGACGTGTCATGTTGCAAGGGATGCATGGCACAGGCAAATCGACGCATATAGAGCAAATCGCTGCGAGACTCAATTGGCCATGTTTACGGGTTAATTTAGATGGCAATATCAGTCGATTAGATCTAGTGGGTAAAGACACTATCGTCATTAGAGAAGGCAAGCAGGTGACTGAATTTCAAGAGGGGATTTTACCTTGGTCTATTCAGCGCCCTATCGCACTTATTTTTGATGAATATGATGCTGGACGGCCAGAGGTGATGTTTGTGATCCAACGGATTTTGGAGCGGGATGGAAAACTGACATTATTAGATAAGAATAAAGTGATTTCTCCTCATGCCGATTTTCGTTTATTTGCGACAGCCAATACCATAGGGCAAGGGGATTTTTCTGGTATGTATCGTGGTGTCCAAGTATTGAACCATGCGCAAATTGATCGCTGGAATATTTTAGCATCGCTTAACTATTTACCTCAGGATGAGGAAGTGAGCATGGTATTAGATCAAGTGACTAATTTAAAAGGGGAGTGTCGAAGTTTAATCGATGCAATGGTGTCATTAGCTAACTTGACCAGAAAAGGCTTTGTTGCAGGAGAACTGTCTACCTTGATGTCGCCTCGTACAGTGATCACTTGGGCAGAGAATTATGACATATTTGATGATCTTCATTTGGCCTTTAGGCTGTCTTTTTTGAATAAATGTGAACAGCAAGAGAAAGGGCTAGTTGCTGAATATTTTCAGCGGTGTTTTACACAAGAATTGAGCTTAATTGAGTAA
- a CDS encoding FAD-binding oxidoreductase, with amino-acid sequence MSINLKQTSLNLKAGMSAQDPYNPQYDPLVNANPGQGQDYAPTYWIGTAGEAPEDDGPILGDTSADVVIVGSGYTGLCAAIYLAEHYGIKATVLEANRTSWGCSTRNGGQAQCASGRLKRSQWIERWGVDTALRMHQECLDGMQTFKDLIKDIDCEPQVGGHLYIAHRDKMMPTLEKEASLLRQTFNYDAQILDASTVRNQFVGDTEAAGAMHEPEGIGIHAGKLAFGYLKKARALGVKVHPGSPVIDWNTRNGVHYLTTPGGIVKAAAVGMATGGYTSQGLHASTKNRLLPILSNSIVTRPLTNAELDACNFKTHQVLTDTRVLRHYYRLLPDNRVQIGSRSAISGQHAPKQKYQQFLENDLAKKFPALKGIQIDYSWWGWVDVSHDMMPRIYRPDPKETIYYALGYGGNGVMYSAQAGKRLAQWIAGEETQIDLPIFQSKLPFPNIREAIESETFAPFRRMGQRFLYNWYHLKDEVL; translated from the coding sequence ATGAGCATAAACCTCAAACAAACAAGCTTAAATCTAAAAGCAGGGATGAGTGCACAGGATCCATATAACCCGCAATATGATCCCTTAGTCAATGCCAACCCAGGACAAGGGCAAGATTATGCCCCAACGTATTGGATTGGTACCGCAGGAGAAGCTCCTGAGGATGATGGCCCTATTTTGGGTGACACCTCAGCCGATGTGGTCATTGTCGGCTCAGGCTATACCGGACTCTGTGCTGCTATCTATCTTGCTGAGCATTATGGCATCAAAGCGACAGTATTAGAGGCTAATCGGACAAGTTGGGGCTGCAGCACCCGTAATGGTGGTCAGGCCCAGTGCGCCTCAGGACGATTAAAGCGCTCTCAATGGATTGAACGTTGGGGGGTTGATACTGCACTGCGTATGCACCAAGAATGCCTCGATGGCATGCAAACCTTTAAAGATCTTATCAAAGACATTGATTGTGAGCCGCAAGTTGGTGGACATCTTTATATCGCTCACCGTGATAAAATGATGCCAACATTGGAAAAAGAAGCGTCTTTACTACGTCAAACCTTTAACTACGATGCGCAAATCTTAGATGCATCAACCGTTAGAAATCAATTCGTCGGGGACACTGAGGCAGCTGGTGCGATGCATGAACCTGAAGGGATCGGGATCCATGCGGGAAAACTGGCCTTTGGCTACCTAAAAAAAGCCCGCGCATTAGGTGTCAAAGTGCATCCTGGTAGTCCAGTCATTGACTGGAACACGCGCAACGGCGTACATTACCTAACCACCCCTGGCGGCATTGTAAAAGCAGCAGCGGTTGGGATGGCGACCGGCGGCTACACCTCACAGGGTCTGCACGCCAGTACTAAAAATCGCTTGTTACCTATTTTATCTAATTCGATCGTGACTCGACCTTTAACCAATGCAGAACTTGATGCTTGTAACTTTAAGACACATCAAGTGCTCACTGATACCCGAGTATTGAGGCATTATTATCGTCTTTTACCCGACAATCGCGTTCAAATAGGTAGCCGTAGTGCGATCAGTGGTCAGCATGCACCCAAACAAAAATACCAACAGTTTCTGGAGAACGACTTAGCCAAAAAGTTTCCTGCATTAAAAGGAATACAAATCGATTACTCTTGGTGGGGCTGGGTGGATGTCAGTCATGACATGATGCCACGCATCTATCGACCCGATCCTAAAGAAACTATCTATTACGCCTTAGGTTATGGCGGTAATGGTGTGATGTATTCCGCCCAAGCAGGTAAGCGACTTGCACAATGGATTGCAGGAGAAGAGACCCAGATTGATCTGCCCATATTTCAATCTAAGTTACCCTTCCCGAATATTCGTGAGGCGATTGAATCTGAAACATTTGCCCCCTTTAGAAGAATGGGCCAACGATTTTTGTACAACTGGTATCACCTTAAGGATGAAGTCCTTTAA
- the xsc gene encoding sulfoacetaldehyde acetyltransferase, translating to MSKQNDRAVVEGPTMMTPSEAFVETMVANDVTNIFGIMGSAFMDAMDIFSPAGIRLIPVVHEQGAGHMADGFSRVSGNHGVVIGQNGPGISNCVTAIAAAYWAHSPVVIITPETGTMTQGLGGFQECNQLPMFQEFTKYQGHVTHPNRMAEYTGRCFDRALSEMGPTQLNIPRDYFYGESTVEIPKPSRLDRGPGGESSLNEAADLLAKAKFPVIISGGGVVMGDAIEECKALAERLGAPVVNSYLHNDSFPASHELWCGPLGYQGSKAAMKLIAQADVVIALGSRLGPFGTLPQHGMDYWPKDAKIIQIDADNKMLGLVKKISVGICGDAKAAAIALTERLAKRTLDCDATLAQRKDKICTEKAAWEKELDEWTHETDAFSLDMIKENAAETPFSGGEYLHPRQVLRELEKAMPEDVMVSTDIGNINSIANSYLRFDKPRSFFAAMSFGNCGYAFPTIIGAKVAAPERPAVSYAGDGAWGMSLMETMTCVRHDIPVTAVVFHNRQWGAEKKNQVDFYDRRFVAGELDNESFAEIARAMGAEGVTVDRLEDVGPALKKAIDMQMNEGKTTIIEIMCTRELGDPFRRDALSTPVRHLEKYKDFV from the coding sequence ATGAGCAAACAAAATGACCGAGCTGTTGTTGAAGGTCCAACTATGATGACCCCATCCGAGGCCTTCGTAGAAACTATGGTCGCCAATGATGTCACAAATATATTCGGTATTATGGGATCAGCATTTATGGATGCCATGGATATATTTTCTCCAGCAGGTATCCGCCTTATTCCCGTCGTACACGAACAAGGTGCAGGCCATATGGCCGATGGCTTCTCTCGAGTCTCTGGGAATCATGGTGTAGTGATAGGTCAAAATGGGCCAGGAATAAGCAACTGTGTCACCGCCATTGCGGCTGCATATTGGGCCCATAGCCCTGTGGTGATTATCACACCAGAAACCGGCACGATGACTCAAGGATTAGGTGGATTTCAAGAATGTAATCAACTTCCAATGTTCCAAGAATTCACTAAATATCAAGGGCATGTTACCCATCCTAATCGTATGGCTGAATACACGGGCCGTTGTTTTGATCGTGCATTAAGCGAAATGGGTCCCACTCAACTTAATATTCCACGGGATTATTTCTACGGTGAGAGCACGGTAGAAATCCCTAAGCCTTCACGCCTTGACAGAGGGCCTGGTGGAGAATCTAGCCTCAATGAAGCAGCAGATTTACTCGCTAAAGCTAAATTCCCAGTCATTATTTCCGGTGGCGGCGTTGTCATGGGTGATGCCATTGAAGAGTGTAAAGCCCTTGCTGAACGCTTAGGTGCTCCCGTGGTCAATAGCTATTTACACAACGATTCATTTCCTGCGAGTCACGAACTGTGGTGTGGTCCTCTAGGCTATCAAGGTTCAAAAGCCGCCATGAAGTTAATCGCTCAAGCTGATGTGGTTATCGCATTAGGTTCACGCTTAGGCCCATTTGGCACCTTACCTCAACATGGCATGGATTATTGGCCAAAAGACGCAAAAATCATTCAGATAGATGCTGACAACAAGATGCTAGGACTCGTGAAAAAGATTTCTGTCGGCATTTGTGGCGATGCAAAAGCCGCTGCCATCGCCCTTACTGAGCGTCTTGCTAAACGTACCTTAGACTGTGACGCTACCCTTGCCCAACGTAAAGATAAGATCTGCACAGAAAAAGCAGCTTGGGAAAAAGAGCTAGACGAATGGACTCATGAAACGGATGCATTCAGCTTAGACATGATTAAAGAAAATGCCGCAGAAACCCCTTTCTCTGGCGGCGAATATTTACACCCTCGTCAGGTATTACGTGAACTTGAAAAAGCCATGCCTGAAGATGTGATGGTCTCTACCGACATCGGTAACATTAATTCCATCGCCAACAGTTATCTCCGCTTTGACAAGCCAAGAAGCTTCTTTGCGGCCATGAGTTTTGGTAATTGTGGTTACGCCTTCCCAACGATTATCGGGGCCAAGGTTGCCGCGCCAGAACGCCCAGCAGTCTCCTACGCTGGTGACGGAGCTTGGGGAATGAGCTTAATGGAAACCATGACCTGTGTGCGTCACGATATCCCCGTTACCGCTGTCGTGTTCCATAACCGTCAATGGGGTGCAGAAAAGAAAAATCAGGTCGATTTCTATGACCGCCGCTTTGTCGCAGGTGAATTGGATAACGAAAGTTTTGCTGAGATAGCACGAGCAATGGGCGCGGAAGGCGTCACCGTTGATCGCCTTGAAGATGTTGGACCCGCCCTTAAGAAAGCCATCGATATGCAGATGAATGAAGGTAAAACCACCATCATAGAAATCATGTGTACCCGTGAGCTCGGTGATCCTTTCCGCCGTGATGCACTATCAACCCCCGTTCGTCACTTGGAAAAGTATAAAGATTTCGTCTAA
- a CDS encoding RluA family pseudouridine synthase — protein MPPNKIESHVTVTSSEDNAASVLAKASKLSKQQIKQAMTKGAVWHTRQQHTSRLRRGKKALKIGDELHLYYNQQVLQHQVDDAELIADLDQYSLWYKPYGMLCQGSKWGDHTTINRYAQTHLTPDRPAFIIHRLDRAATGLVLIGHTKRTTAALAKLFETRALDKYYQVIVEGHLINLQSDNPSITINTPIDNKPACSHARLLAYDPQQHRSMVEVKIESGRKHQIRIHMASIGHPVVGDRLHGVAKESDVNLQLTSCYLKFACPITGKRKEFVLPDRLRPTLTSLI, from the coding sequence ATGCCCCCCAACAAAATTGAAAGCCACGTTACTGTGACATCAAGCGAAGATAATGCCGCTTCTGTGCTTGCAAAAGCAAGCAAACTCTCTAAACAGCAAATCAAACAGGCCATGACAAAAGGGGCGGTATGGCATACTCGCCAACAGCATACATCACGCCTTAGACGGGGAAAGAAAGCGCTAAAAATAGGTGATGAGCTACATCTTTATTACAATCAACAGGTGTTGCAACATCAAGTCGATGATGCTGAATTAATCGCAGACTTAGATCAATATAGCCTCTGGTACAAACCCTATGGCATGCTATGCCAAGGCTCAAAATGGGGCGACCACACCACCATCAACCGCTATGCACAAACTCATTTAACGCCTGACAGACCCGCTTTTATCATTCACCGCTTAGACAGAGCAGCCACCGGACTTGTGTTGATCGGGCACACTAAACGCACCACTGCGGCATTAGCTAAGCTTTTCGAAACCAGAGCATTAGATAAATATTATCAGGTGATTGTTGAAGGTCACTTAATCAACTTGCAGTCTGACAACCCGAGCATCACAATCAACACCCCTATAGACAACAAGCCTGCTTGTTCGCACGCCAGGCTGCTAGCCTATGATCCTCAGCAACACAGATCCATGGTTGAGGTCAAGATAGAGTCAGGCCGAAAACACCAAATCCGTATTCATATGGCCTCTATTGGCCACCCTGTTGTCGGCGATAGACTGCACGGCGTAGCGAAGGAGTCAGACGTCAATCTGCAACTCACTTCTTGTTATCTTAAATTCGCTTGCCCTATCACAGGTAAGCGCAAAGAGTTTGTACTGCCCGACCGATTACGGCCAACACTGACATCCTTAATATAA
- a CDS encoding cobalt chelatase, giving the protein MTFFNIVDAVQREEHAKKTDKVATALLNTFSSQCDAQTGLPMAYSYRNFTLYSHTRVMPFYAPHIQVYWSKTACHELEKEVNLPPIAVTLAPDPRGRIDALSLRLLYSDLNVHQSRQPATQIAALVYEMLEQFRVESLIPRQWPGMRFNVDSLFTHWSQSFYYSGLTNTAIGILLYTLGQVSRAKLMAQAVLAETESVIEHTRLALATSIGTQLSGLRQSRHDQSLYGDYALDIASIIESMIEVESCELTADEQRDNRDKVVKGFTILLEIENHESVEFPIVNTGTSRVLVAASQVYQVFTTQFDKVIFPANLVRIELLQEYRDQLDKLVAQQKININQLARQISTRLSRLKVDDWRSSRDEGYIDGGRLPLLISSPSETALFYQADAKPNIDCHVSFLVDCSGSMKTHIRQVATVLDILVRAFDMAGTATEVLGFTTGAWNGGAALKQWRRQGCPTDPGRLNPVWHLIFKHAKQSWRRARLGLASMFKLDLFREGIDGEAVQWACQRLLTQESTRKILVVISDGCPMDTATNQANDTYYLDNHLKAVVAEQQRAGVDIVGLGVGIDLSPYYPNNLGMDLTQALNAAMFTQVIEMITKLQQRP; this is encoded by the coding sequence ATGACTTTTTTCAATATAGTAGATGCTGTTCAGCGTGAAGAACACGCTAAAAAAACGGATAAAGTGGCCACTGCTTTGCTAAACACTTTCAGCAGTCAATGTGATGCTCAAACGGGCTTACCAATGGCTTATTCGTATCGTAATTTTACACTTTATAGCCATACGCGTGTCATGCCATTTTATGCGCCACATATACAGGTGTATTGGTCAAAGACTGCATGCCATGAACTGGAAAAAGAGGTTAATTTACCCCCCATAGCAGTAACATTAGCCCCCGATCCACGAGGCAGAATCGATGCATTGTCATTAAGGCTGCTCTATTCAGATCTTAATGTGCACCAGAGTCGCCAACCTGCCACGCAAATAGCGGCACTCGTGTATGAAATGTTAGAGCAATTTAGAGTGGAAAGCCTGATCCCAAGACAATGGCCTGGAATGAGGTTCAATGTTGATAGCTTATTTACGCATTGGTCACAGAGTTTCTATTATTCAGGGCTCACCAATACAGCGATAGGTATACTGCTTTATACCTTAGGGCAGGTAAGTAGAGCAAAATTAATGGCTCAAGCTGTGCTTGCTGAAACAGAAAGCGTGATAGAACACACGCGTTTGGCGCTTGCCACCTCCATAGGTACCCAACTATCTGGTTTACGTCAAAGTCGACATGATCAAAGCCTGTATGGGGATTATGCACTGGATATTGCCAGTATTATTGAGTCGATGATTGAAGTGGAATCATGCGAATTAACGGCTGATGAACAAAGAGATAATCGTGATAAAGTGGTCAAGGGTTTTACGATTTTACTTGAAATTGAGAACCATGAGAGTGTTGAATTTCCCATCGTCAATACGGGTACCAGTCGTGTTCTTGTTGCAGCGAGTCAGGTTTATCAGGTGTTTACCACTCAATTTGATAAGGTGATATTTCCTGCTAATCTCGTTCGTATTGAGTTACTGCAGGAATATAGGGATCAGCTTGATAAGCTGGTTGCGCAACAGAAAATTAATATTAATCAATTGGCGCGTCAAATCTCAACCAGATTGAGTCGACTTAAAGTTGATGATTGGCGATCATCGAGAGATGAAGGGTATATCGATGGCGGACGCTTACCTTTATTAATTAGCTCACCAAGTGAGACAGCCCTCTTCTATCAAGCTGATGCTAAACCTAACATTGATTGTCATGTGAGTTTTTTAGTCGATTGTTCAGGTTCGATGAAGACGCATATTAGGCAAGTGGCAACAGTACTTGATATTTTAGTACGTGCATTTGATATGGCGGGTACCGCCACCGAAGTCTTAGGGTTTACCACTGGGGCTTGGAATGGGGGAGCTGCACTGAAACAATGGCGCAGGCAAGGTTGTCCAACGGATCCTGGCCGCTTAAATCCAGTGTGGCATTTGATCTTTAAACACGCAAAACAAAGTTGGAGGCGTGCACGATTGGGGTTGGCTTCCATGTTTAAATTGGATTTATTTCGCGAAGGAATAGATGGAGAAGCGGTGCAATGGGCCTGTCAGCGACTGTTAACCCAGGAGTCTACACGCAAAATTTTAGTGGTGATCTCTGATGGTTGCCCTATGGATACGGCAACGAATCAAGCAAACGATACGTATTATCTCGATAATCATCTCAAAGCGGTAGTTGCTGAGCAACAAAGAGCTGGGGTGGATATCGTGGGGTTAGGGGTGGGAATTGACTTGAGTCCTTATTATCCTAACAATTTGGGCATGGATCTAACACAGGCGCTTAATGCGGCTATGTTTACTCAGGTGATTGAGATGATCACCAAGTTACAGCAGAGACCATAG
- a CDS encoding nuclear transport factor 2 family protein, which translates to MNNQEANTMSNQETLAFLNTFSQAWNDHDIDALMNCMTTDCEFHAIAGADLLGASFYGFDDVKTAFQLAWKNFPDAQWLDGDHFISGDRAVTESTFCGTKADGTRVEARMVDIFTLRDGKIQVKNAFRKDRPSLTVSA; encoded by the coding sequence ATGAATAATCAGGAAGCTAATACAATGAGTAATCAAGAAACCCTCGCTTTTTTAAACACCTTTTCTCAAGCATGGAATGATCACGACATAGATGCATTAATGAACTGCATGACAACCGATTGTGAATTCCATGCCATTGCAGGTGCTGACCTTTTAGGGGCAAGCTTTTATGGGTTTGATGACGTTAAAACTGCATTTCAACTCGCATGGAAGAATTTCCCTGATGCACAATGGCTAGATGGCGATCACTTTATTAGTGGCGACCGCGCTGTAACAGAATCTACATTTTGTGGCACCAAAGCTGACGGTACGCGAGTTGAAGCACGTATGGTGGATATATTTACGCTACGTGATGGCAAAATTCAGGTGAAAAATGCCTTCCGTAAAGATCGCCCTTCACTGACAGTGTCCGCTTAA
- the pta gene encoding phosphate acetyltransferase: protein MKVIDKIIEQARLSPRTIVLCESDDQRIVQAALRASEEGIANIILVGKIDTISQLITDNHSKMLLNGITVIDPAHSPLIDEFSQALFAKRKHKGMTLTTAQQEVHKPLCFANLLVDLGYADGSVAGAVNNTADVVRSAIQVIGISPQAKLVSSFFLMIMCQPFHQLKGGIIFSDCGLVIDPNAEELADIAMAAARNAQALLGEDPKVAMLSFSTNGSAKHSAVDKVVNASNIVKAAMPNLAIDADVQLDAAIVADIAEKKGPNSKVKGQSNVLIFPNLEAGNIGYKLAERMAQALAIGPLLQGLAKPANDLSRGCNANDIFLVIAVTVVQAQALTPVTPRDQLTPIAIPLHS from the coding sequence ATGAAAGTGATTGACAAAATAATTGAACAAGCACGCCTTTCTCCCCGAACCATCGTGTTATGTGAAAGTGATGATCAACGCATTGTTCAAGCCGCGTTACGTGCAAGTGAAGAAGGCATTGCAAACATCATCTTAGTGGGGAAAATTGACACCATTTCTCAATTAATCACTGACAACCACAGTAAGATGTTACTCAATGGGATCACGGTCATTGACCCTGCTCACTCACCTCTGATTGATGAATTTAGTCAGGCACTTTTTGCTAAAAGAAAGCACAAAGGAATGACCTTAACCACCGCACAGCAAGAGGTCCATAAACCGCTGTGCTTTGCTAATCTCTTGGTGGATCTCGGCTATGCCGATGGCTCTGTGGCAGGTGCGGTAAATAATACTGCAGACGTGGTTCGTAGTGCGATTCAAGTGATCGGGATTAGCCCTCAAGCTAAGTTGGTGTCGAGCTTTTTTCTAATGATCATGTGCCAGCCATTTCATCAACTTAAAGGGGGGATCATTTTTTCTGATTGTGGGCTGGTTATCGACCCAAACGCCGAAGAGCTGGCTGACATCGCTATGGCTGCAGCTCGCAATGCTCAAGCCTTACTCGGTGAAGACCCAAAAGTCGCCATGTTGTCGTTTTCGACCAATGGTAGCGCTAAACATTCAGCCGTCGATAAAGTGGTCAACGCCTCAAATATTGTCAAAGCGGCCATGCCTAACTTAGCCATAGACGCTGATGTTCAACTCGATGCAGCAATTGTTGCCGATATTGCCGAGAAAAAAGGCCCTAATTCCAAAGTGAAAGGCCAGTCAAATGTATTAATATTTCCCAATCTAGAGGCCGGTAATATCGGTTATAAACTGGCTGAGAGAATGGCTCAAGCTCTCGCAATTGGTCCTCTACTCCAAGGATTAGCAAAACCTGCCAATGATCTGTCTCGTGGCTGTAATGCCAACGACATCTTTTTAGTCATTGCGGTAACGGTAGTACAAGCACAAGCATTGACACCTGTAACGCCAAGAGATCAACTGACACCTATCGCAATACCATTACACTCGTGA
- a CDS encoding sulfite exporter TauE/SafE family protein codes for MTSTVVLLLLIIVVGTYFQTATGFGLGIIVTGATTAFGLADLNFIAAVVSLITLVNCAFSLPGCLKQLDWRAMCAAGIAVCPGVIIGVVLLAYLSDFATNILQILLGIMIIISGVSSMLSAKNREHQSRSHDASFFVSGLASGFTGGLFGIAGPPLVFHFYRQPFSIVTIRNMLLMLFACICAIRSGYLAFYGLLTDEILILSVFAIPLVSVTTLLVRRFPPALSPQHMRYVVFTLLILIGGHLLISGLWSLL; via the coding sequence ATGACAAGTACCGTAGTTTTACTGTTGTTAATCATTGTCGTCGGTACTTATTTTCAAACCGCTACGGGCTTTGGTCTGGGGATCATCGTCACCGGTGCCACCACAGCATTTGGACTGGCAGACCTTAATTTTATCGCTGCTGTGGTCAGTTTAATCACGTTAGTTAATTGCGCGTTTTCTCTACCTGGTTGCCTCAAACAACTAGATTGGCGCGCCATGTGCGCTGCTGGAATCGCGGTATGTCCAGGGGTCATTATTGGGGTGGTATTACTTGCTTACTTAAGCGATTTTGCAACTAACATACTGCAAATTTTACTCGGGATTATGATCATAATCAGTGGCGTAAGCTCGATGCTCAGTGCAAAAAACCGTGAACATCAATCTCGTAGTCATGACGCCAGTTTTTTCGTCAGTGGCCTTGCATCGGGCTTTACTGGTGGCTTATTTGGCATTGCGGGACCACCACTGGTCTTTCACTTTTATCGTCAGCCTTTTTCCATCGTCACTATTCGTAACATGCTACTTATGTTATTTGCCTGCATTTGTGCAATTCGCAGTGGCTACCTCGCATTTTATGGTCTCCTCACCGATGAGATCTTAATACTATCAGTATTCGCTATCCCATTAGTTTCTGTTACCACTTTACTGGTGCGGCGTTTTCCGCCAGCTTTAAGCCCCCAGCACATGCGCTATGTGGTGTTTACTTTATTAATACTAATTGGCGGGCATCTGCTGATATCAGGTCTATGGTCTCTGCTGTAA
- a CDS encoding IclR family transcriptional regulator has product MKGSQSDQTNSARVNGDTPTLRLFSLLEVIAQRDEFFSLQGLVEETGLPKPTLHRMLQQLEAAGIIQRDGDERHYSTGGRLRRLAEQLLLNNTTHSARRTVLRQLVDDVGESCNITALSGGEIVYLDRIETAAPLRFYLHSGSRVPVHCSASGKLFLSEMSTSQRKRLLTHVALTQYTEKTIVDINALETEIDNVKNAGYAIDNEEYLPGLLCVAVLVPAPTGRANLCLAIQAPMMRLKPESALHFLPALQRAASALAAIEAESWPAQV; this is encoded by the coding sequence ATGAAAGGATCTCAAAGTGATCAAACTAACTCTGCTCGAGTCAATGGCGATACACCTACCTTGCGTCTTTTTTCATTACTGGAAGTGATTGCACAAAGAGATGAGTTTTTTTCATTGCAGGGACTGGTCGAAGAGACTGGTTTACCTAAACCCACCTTACACAGAATGCTGCAACAACTTGAAGCAGCAGGTATTATTCAACGTGATGGTGATGAGCGCCATTACAGTACCGGTGGTCGATTACGAAGATTGGCAGAGCAATTGTTGTTAAATAATACGACTCATAGTGCGAGACGAACTGTGTTACGTCAACTTGTTGATGACGTAGGTGAGAGTTGCAACATTACCGCGTTATCCGGTGGTGAAATTGTTTACCTTGATAGGATAGAAACGGCTGCTCCATTGAGATTTTATTTGCATTCAGGCTCCAGAGTGCCGGTGCATTGTTCGGCAAGTGGAAAATTATTTTTGTCTGAAATGAGCACTTCCCAGCGCAAAAGATTATTGACTCACGTGGCATTAACTCAGTACACAGAAAAAACTATTGTAGATATTAATGCGTTAGAAACTGAGATAGACAACGTAAAGAATGCGGGCTATGCCATTGATAATGAAGAGTATTTACCGGGGTTGTTGTGTGTTGCTGTTTTGGTGCCAGCACCTACTGGTCGGGCGAATTTATGCTTAGCGATACAAGCTCCCATGATGCGTTTAAAGCCAGAAAGTGCCTTGCATTTTTTACCTGCTTTGCAACGCGCAGCGAGTGCGTTAGCGGCCATTGAAGCCGAAAGTTGGCCTGCACAGGTATAG